A region from the Corynebacterium halotolerans YIM 70093 = DSM 44683 genome encodes:
- the eno gene encoding phosphopyruvate hydratase: protein MADIIHVFAREIMDSRGNPTVEAEVFLDDGSHGSAGVPSGASTGVHEAHELRDGGDRYLGKGVLKAVENVNEEIADELAGFEADDQRLIDQAMLTLDGTDNKSRLGANAILGVSMAVARAAADAAGLPLYRYIGGPNAHTLPVPMMNILNGGAHADSGVDVQEFMIAPIGAESFSEALRQGAEVYHALKAVIKDKGLSTGLGDEGGFAPSVESTRAALDLIVEAIGKAGYQAGSDIALALDVASSEFFRDGKYHFEGGEHTAEEMSKVYEELVNEYPIVSIEDPLQEDDWDGYVALTAAIGDKVQLVGDDFFVTNPARLQEGIDKKAANALLVKVNQIGTLTETFDAVELAHRNGYRTMMSHRSGETEDTTIADLAVALSCGQIKTGAPARSERVAKYNQLLRIEQELGDAAVYAGRSAFPRFRG, encoded by the coding sequence GTGGCTGACATCATTCACGTTTTCGCCCGAGAGATCATGGATTCCCGGGGCAACCCGACCGTCGAAGCCGAGGTCTTCCTCGACGACGGTTCCCACGGTTCCGCCGGGGTCCCCTCCGGTGCCTCCACCGGCGTCCACGAGGCTCACGAGCTGCGTGACGGTGGCGACCGCTACCTGGGCAAGGGCGTGCTGAAGGCCGTCGAGAACGTCAACGAGGAGATCGCCGACGAACTGGCCGGCTTCGAGGCCGACGATCAGCGCCTGATCGACCAGGCCATGCTCACCCTGGACGGCACCGACAACAAATCCCGCCTGGGCGCCAACGCCATCCTCGGTGTGTCCATGGCCGTGGCCCGCGCCGCCGCCGACGCCGCCGGTCTGCCGCTCTACCGCTACATCGGTGGCCCGAACGCCCACACCCTGCCGGTGCCGATGATGAACATCCTCAACGGCGGCGCGCACGCCGACTCCGGCGTCGACGTCCAGGAGTTCATGATCGCCCCGATCGGCGCGGAGTCCTTCTCCGAGGCCCTGCGCCAGGGTGCGGAGGTCTACCACGCGCTGAAGGCGGTCATCAAGGACAAGGGCCTGTCCACCGGCCTGGGTGACGAGGGCGGCTTCGCCCCCTCCGTCGAGTCCACCCGCGCCGCCCTCGACCTGATCGTCGAGGCCATCGGGAAGGCCGGCTACCAGGCCGGCTCGGACATCGCCCTGGCCCTAGACGTCGCCTCCTCCGAGTTCTTCCGTGACGGCAAGTACCACTTCGAGGGCGGCGAGCACACCGCCGAGGAGATGTCCAAGGTCTACGAGGAGCTGGTCAACGAGTACCCGATCGTCTCCATCGAGGACCCGCTGCAGGAGGACGACTGGGACGGCTACGTCGCCCTGACCGCCGCCATCGGTGACAAGGTCCAGCTGGTCGGCGACGACTTCTTCGTCACCAACCCGGCCCGCCTGCAGGAGGGCATCGACAAGAAGGCCGCCAACGCCCTGCTGGTCAAGGTCAACCAGATCGGTACCCTGACCGAGACCTTCGACGCCGTCGAGCTGGCCCACCGCAACGGCTACCGCACCATGATGTCCCACCGCTCCGGCGAGACCGAGGACACCACCATCGCCGACCTCGCCGTCGCACTGAGCTGCGGCCAGATCAAGACCGGCGCCCCGGCCCGCTCCGAGCGCGTGGCCAAGTACAACCAGCTGCTGCGCATCGAGCAGGAGCTGGGCGACGCCGCCGTCTACGCCGGCCGCTCCGCCTTCCCGCGCTTCCGGGGCTAA
- a CDS encoding DUF501 domain-containing protein, with protein MSVTETELAVVAEQLGREPRGVLEISYYSPDGVPGVVKTAPKLPDGTPFPTLYYLTDPRLTAEASRLEVAHVMKWMEARLAEDAELAADYRAAHEHYLAERNAIEDLGTDFSGGGMPDRVKCLHVLIAYALSEGPERFRLGTESVALAAEHGKLRGTAIPEDWPTVEELGIDPGQFDFSNAGVN; from the coding sequence ATGAGTGTCACTGAAACAGAGCTGGCCGTCGTCGCCGAGCAGTTGGGCCGGGAGCCACGCGGAGTTCTCGAGATCTCCTACTACTCGCCGGACGGCGTGCCGGGTGTGGTCAAGACAGCCCCGAAGCTGCCGGACGGCACCCCGTTTCCCACCCTCTACTACCTCACCGACCCGCGCCTGACCGCCGAGGCCTCCCGCCTCGAGGTCGCGCACGTCATGAAGTGGATGGAGGCCCGGCTGGCCGAGGACGCCGAGCTGGCCGCCGACTACCGCGCCGCCCACGAGCACTACCTGGCCGAGCGCAACGCCATCGAGGATCTGGGCACCGACTTCTCCGGCGGCGGCATGCCCGACCGGGTGAAGTGCCTGCACGTGCTCATCGCCTACGCCCTGTCTGAGGGGCCGGAGCGCTTCCGGCTCGGCACGGAGTCCGTCGCCCTGGCCGCCGAGCACGGCAAGCTGCGCGGAACCGCCATCCCGGAGGACTGGCCGACCGTCGAGGAACTCGGCATCGACCCGGGGCAGTTCGACTTCAGCAACGCGGGGGTGAACTAG
- a CDS encoding DUF2599 domain-containing protein, whose translation MRYTTFAAAAVAAAVTTAPLIAQAEVIDSYTTADNTKGRVYHIHPTDQARTTGSSALTANPGPELESKGIQPTASLVQQLNCHMAFAGNKPVWNIESWRPEVSVFSLILHGCNP comes from the coding sequence ATGCGCTACACCACGTTCGCTGCAGCAGCCGTCGCCGCCGCAGTCACCACCGCCCCCCTGATCGCCCAGGCTGAGGTGATCGACTCCTACACCACGGCCGATAACACCAAGGGTAGGGTCTACCATATCCATCCGACGGACCAGGCCCGCACGACGGGTTCATCCGCGCTCACCGCCAACCCCGGACCGGAGTTGGAGTCGAAGGGCATCCAACCCACCGCCTCCCTCGTCCAGCAGCTCAACTGTCACATGGCTTTTGCCGGAAATAAACCGGTCTGGAACATCGAGAGCTGGCGCCCCGAAGTGAGCGTGTTCTCCCTGATCCTCCACGGGTGCAATCCCTAG
- a CDS encoding septum formation initiator family protein: MAQQDEKPRERPRRRRTVPVSSRDAEGAARRKPRRPKVRLGTAEIGVLVVVTILILAAIAVPLRNYFQGRSEIARLNESIAAKELEKELLLEEIERYNDEAFIREEARRRLGLIEPGETAFRIIDPAMEQDPATTTSEDEGDEPKPWYEILWGSIAEPPKPEPEDIDTHMPIEPPAEAPAAPEDAVQ, translated from the coding sequence ATGGCACAGCAGGATGAGAAGCCCCGGGAGCGGCCGCGCCGGCGCCGCACGGTTCCGGTGTCCAGTCGGGACGCCGAGGGTGCGGCGCGCAGGAAGCCCCGCCGTCCCAAGGTCCGTCTGGGCACCGCCGAGATCGGCGTGCTCGTGGTCGTGACCATCCTCATCCTCGCGGCCATCGCGGTGCCGCTGCGCAACTACTTCCAGGGCCGTTCCGAGATCGCCCGCCTCAACGAGTCGATCGCGGCGAAGGAGCTCGAGAAGGAACTCCTCCTCGAGGAGATCGAGCGCTACAACGACGAGGCCTTCATCCGCGAGGAGGCGCGCCGCCGCCTGGGACTGATCGAACCGGGCGAGACCGCCTTCCGCATCATCGACCCCGCCATGGAGCAGGACCCGGCCACCACCACCTCCGAGGATGAGGGGGATGAGCCGAAGCCCTGGTACGAGATCCTGTGGGGGTCGATCGCCGAACCGCCGAAACCGGAACCCGAGGACATCGACACCCACATGCCGATCGAGCCGCCGGCGGAAGCCCCGGCCGCGCCGGAAGACGCAGTGCAGTAG
- a CDS encoding amino acid permease, with protein MSSTAGTTSPSADSPRSHSVHIRTLIALIIGSTVGAGIFSLPQNVASVAGPGALLIGWVIAGVGMLSVAFVFQVLAVRRPHLDSGVYSYVRAGLGDYIGFTSAWGYWLGSVIAQVGYATLFFSTIGHYVPFFSAENRWISALSVSLLTWVIFLALTRGIRQAAFMTTATTVAKLLPIAAFILLVAFLGFSWDRFTLDFWGQDGSLGSVFDQVQGIMLFTVWVFIGVEGASVYSKQARSRNDVGRATVVGFLAVLVLLVSVSTLSYGVLTQEELAILPDNSMASVLEAVVGPWGAALISLGLCLSVLGAYVSWQMLCAEPIALMAWDGLLPRRLGAVNRAGAPWAAQLVSTAVIQLTVVIFFLNETAYVSMVQLATVLYLVPYLFSALYLVLLATRGRGVTHPHAGTRFNDSGPSVGRADNRRHLFVGLLALVYSLWLFYAADLTYVLFGALAVAPGLIPYVWTRRRARERAFNSFEWCVVAVVLAAAAYAVWGLATGALTL; from the coding sequence ATCTCGTCGACCGCCGGGACCACCTCCCCCTCCGCGGATTCGCCCCGTTCCCACAGCGTCCACATCAGGACGCTGATCGCCCTGATCATCGGCTCCACCGTCGGTGCCGGAATCTTCTCCCTGCCGCAGAACGTCGCGTCCGTCGCCGGACCGGGCGCGCTGCTGATCGGCTGGGTGATCGCGGGCGTCGGCATGCTGTCCGTCGCCTTCGTCTTCCAGGTGCTGGCCGTGCGCAGGCCCCACCTCGATTCGGGCGTGTACTCCTATGTCCGTGCCGGTCTGGGCGACTACATCGGTTTCACCTCCGCGTGGGGGTACTGGCTCGGCTCCGTCATCGCGCAGGTAGGTTACGCCACGCTGTTCTTCTCCACGATCGGCCACTACGTGCCGTTCTTCTCCGCGGAGAACCGGTGGATCTCCGCGCTCTCCGTCTCCCTGCTGACCTGGGTGATCTTCCTCGCGCTGACCCGCGGGATCAGGCAGGCGGCGTTCATGACGACGGCCACGACCGTCGCCAAGCTGCTGCCGATCGCCGCCTTCATCCTGCTGGTGGCCTTCCTCGGCTTCTCCTGGGACCGGTTCACCCTCGACTTCTGGGGACAGGACGGCTCACTCGGCTCCGTCTTCGACCAGGTGCAGGGCATCATGCTGTTCACCGTGTGGGTGTTCATCGGCGTCGAGGGCGCGTCGGTGTACTCCAAGCAGGCCCGTTCGCGTAACGACGTCGGCCGGGCCACCGTCGTCGGCTTTCTCGCCGTGCTCGTGCTGTTGGTCTCGGTGTCCACGCTGTCCTACGGCGTGCTCACCCAGGAGGAGCTGGCCATACTGCCGGATAACTCGATGGCCTCGGTGCTCGAGGCCGTCGTCGGCCCGTGGGGCGCCGCGTTGATCTCGCTGGGCCTGTGTTTGTCCGTGCTGGGCGCGTACGTGTCCTGGCAGATGCTGTGCGCCGAGCCGATCGCGCTGATGGCCTGGGACGGCCTGCTGCCGCGTCGCCTGGGTGCCGTGAACCGGGCCGGTGCCCCGTGGGCGGCTCAGCTGGTCTCCACCGCGGTGATCCAGCTGACGGTGGTCATCTTCTTCCTCAACGAGACCGCCTACGTGTCCATGGTGCAGCTGGCCACCGTTCTGTACCTGGTGCCCTACCTGTTCTCCGCGTTGTACCTCGTACTGCTGGCCACCCGTGGGCGCGGGGTGACCCACCCGCATGCGGGCACCCGGTTCAACGACTCGGGGCCGTCCGTGGGACGGGCGGACAACCGGCGCCACCTGTTCGTCGGGCTGCTGGCGCTGGTCTACTCCCTGTGGCTGTTCTACGCCGCGGACCTGACCTACGTGCTCTTCGGTGCCCTGGCCGTCGCCCCTGGTCTGATTCCGTATGTGTGGACGCGTCGGCGGGCGCGGGAACGGGCGTTCAACTCCTTCGAGTGGTGCGTGGTCGCGGTGGTGCTCGCGGCCGCGGCCTACGCCGTATGGGGGTTGGCCACCGGGGCACTGACTCTGTGA
- a CDS encoding NADP-dependent oxidoreductase, which produces MKIFGFTEHGGPGVASIIDVPEPVAGPGQVLIEMLATSVNPGDLNTREGANTFEVNFPMAMGREAAGRVLAVGEGVDHVAPGDEVFGSAASGHGAFGEQVLLDAASTTPVPDGLDVVDAACIPVAYATAYDVLDHLNLGRGQTLVVIGAGGGVGTAVTSLARARGVEVVGVASAGKRDVVTRLGGTHVESGEGWVDRVRAVVDEPTALFDLVGGDVLAEGAGLVGDPVNIISVADPQQAGELGGSGVERRRTREIYAQVAALLAEGKAEVTISRILPLADAAEAVAAVEDGHAEGKVAVTARE; this is translated from the coding sequence ATGAAAATCTTCGGCTTCACTGAACACGGCGGCCCCGGGGTCGCCTCAATCATCGACGTCCCCGAGCCCGTCGCCGGCCCCGGCCAGGTGCTCATCGAGATGCTCGCCACCTCCGTCAACCCGGGCGACCTCAACACCCGTGAGGGCGCCAACACCTTCGAGGTGAACTTCCCGATGGCCATGGGGCGGGAGGCCGCCGGCCGCGTGCTCGCCGTCGGCGAGGGCGTCGACCACGTGGCCCCCGGCGACGAGGTCTTCGGCTCGGCGGCCTCCGGGCACGGCGCCTTCGGCGAACAGGTGCTTCTCGACGCCGCGTCCACCACCCCGGTACCGGACGGGCTCGACGTGGTGGATGCGGCCTGCATCCCGGTCGCCTACGCCACCGCCTACGACGTGCTCGATCACCTGAACCTGGGCCGGGGGCAGACCCTGGTGGTCATCGGTGCCGGCGGGGGAGTGGGGACCGCGGTCACCTCGCTGGCCCGCGCCCGCGGCGTGGAGGTCGTGGGCGTGGCCTCGGCGGGCAAACGCGACGTCGTCACGCGTCTGGGCGGGACCCACGTCGAGTCCGGCGAGGGGTGGGTCGACCGCGTGCGGGCGGTCGTCGATGAGCCCACCGCACTCTTCGACCTCGTCGGCGGCGACGTCCTCGCCGAGGGCGCGGGGCTGGTCGGGGACCCGGTGAACATCATCAGCGTCGCCGACCCGCAGCAGGCCGGGGAACTCGGCGGCTCCGGTGTCGAGCGCCGCCGCACCCGGGAGATCTACGCGCAGGTCGCCGCACTCCTCGCGGAGGGGAAGGCCGAGGTGACGATCAGCCGCATCCTGCCGCTCGCCGACGCGGCGGAGGCCGTCGCGGCGGTCGAGGACGGGCACGCGGAGGGAAAGGTGGCCGTCACCGCGCGGGAGTGA
- a CDS encoding CNNM domain-containing protein, producing MTEWYIALPATLLIIGLSAFFVILEFSLLAARRHRLEETAETSASSRAGLRSLNELTLMLAGAQLGITVCTFALGAITKPWVHDALMPVFELLPVPLSVADVISFLLALFVVTFLHLVIGEMAPKSWAIAHPETALHIVALPARWFITLFRPLLAWINRMANRLVKAVGEEPVDRAAAQGYDAETLQILVNHSREAGALDEAAASQIAGVIELERATVDDVVGAPENTPVTLPATATVADVQTVARDSGKLRVLLDDAAWDEPRLVHVRDTLLVPTDTPAMELSRSVLTLPAGTTLQEALGRMRAENEQLAIVLPDEAGRDELCMVTWDYMLDQLWPSIEREMGRVQSRREG from the coding sequence ATGACCGAGTGGTACATCGCACTGCCCGCCACCCTCCTGATCATCGGGTTGTCGGCGTTCTTCGTCATCCTCGAGTTCTCCCTGCTGGCGGCCCGCCGCCACCGGCTCGAGGAGACCGCCGAAACCTCCGCGTCCTCCCGGGCCGGACTGCGCAGTCTCAATGAACTGACCCTCATGCTCGCCGGCGCCCAGCTGGGCATCACCGTCTGCACCTTCGCCCTCGGCGCGATCACCAAGCCGTGGGTGCACGACGCCCTCATGCCCGTCTTCGAACTGCTGCCGGTCCCGCTCAGCGTCGCCGACGTCATCTCATTCCTCCTCGCCCTGTTCGTGGTCACCTTCCTGCACCTGGTCATCGGGGAGATGGCGCCGAAGTCCTGGGCGATCGCCCATCCCGAGACGGCGCTGCACATCGTCGCCCTGCCCGCCCGGTGGTTCATCACCCTGTTCCGGCCACTGCTGGCCTGGATCAACCGGATGGCCAACCGCCTGGTCAAGGCCGTCGGGGAAGAACCGGTCGACCGCGCCGCGGCCCAGGGTTACGACGCCGAGACCCTGCAGATTCTGGTCAATCACTCCCGCGAGGCTGGTGCCCTGGATGAGGCCGCCGCCTCCCAGATCGCCGGGGTCATCGAGCTGGAGCGCGCCACGGTCGACGACGTCGTCGGGGCCCCGGAGAACACCCCGGTCACCCTGCCGGCCACCGCCACGGTCGCCGATGTGCAGACCGTCGCGCGCGACTCCGGGAAGCTGCGGGTCCTGCTCGACGACGCGGCGTGGGATGAGCCCCGCCTGGTGCACGTGCGCGACACGCTGCTCGTCCCGACGGACACCCCGGCCATGGAGTTGTCGCGCTCGGTGCTGACGCTGCCGGCCGGGACCACCCTGCAGGAGGCGCTGGGCCGGATGCGCGCGGAGAACGAACAGCTCGCCATCGTCCTGCCCGACGAGGCGGGCAGGGACGAACTCTGCATGGTCACCTGGGACTACATGCTCGACCAGCTGTGGCCGAGCATCGAGCGCGAGATGGGCCGGGTCCAGTCGCGGCGGGAGGGGTGA
- a CDS encoding intradiol ring-cleavage dioxygenase encodes MTSRFLRSRIRRPLPALADTPEDTGPGAHVRTFEGRVLDRQGDDIEDQGLAFDLGTVLTRRRFLGALGLGAGSLALAACAPTGSSSTTTAGAGATTTGTPVTASAVVPGEMHTETAGPYPGDGSNGPDVLDLSGVERSDLTTSIDGGDAVVGVPLTLTMNVIDMANGNAPYAGAAVYVWHCDGQGRYSMYSDGVTEQTWLRGVQIADANGQVTFTTIVPGCYAGRWPHIHFEVFPDVDSIADATNNVLTSQIAIPEEMSQVVYATEGYEGSAENLARITLATDNVFSDGWEGQLPSVTGDAASGYRLSIDVAIDTTTEQEMSALPPGGGAGGPAGPGGPGGEGGPGGPAGPGGMPPARP; translated from the coding sequence ATGACTTCCCGTTTCCTGCGTTCACGCATCCGCCGACCTCTTCCCGCTCTCGCCGACACGCCGGAGGATACGGGCCCGGGTGCCCATGTCCGCACCTTTGAGGGGCGCGTGCTCGACCGGCAGGGAGATGACATCGAGGATCAGGGTCTGGCCTTCGACCTCGGCACGGTGCTCACCCGCCGCCGCTTCCTCGGCGCCCTCGGCCTCGGCGCCGGCTCCCTGGCGCTGGCGGCCTGCGCTCCCACGGGATCGTCCTCGACGACCACCGCCGGGGCGGGCGCCACGACGACCGGCACACCCGTGACGGCATCCGCGGTGGTGCCCGGGGAGATGCACACCGAGACCGCGGGCCCGTACCCGGGTGACGGATCCAATGGACCGGATGTCCTCGACCTCAGCGGGGTCGAGCGTTCCGACCTGACGACCAGCATCGACGGTGGGGACGCGGTGGTGGGGGTACCCCTGACACTGACGATGAACGTCATCGACATGGCCAATGGCAACGCCCCGTACGCCGGTGCCGCCGTCTATGTCTGGCACTGCGACGGGCAGGGCCGGTACTCGATGTACTCGGACGGGGTGACGGAGCAGACCTGGTTGCGCGGGGTGCAGATCGCTGACGCGAACGGACAGGTCACCTTCACCACCATCGTGCCCGGTTGCTACGCGGGCCGGTGGCCGCACATCCACTTCGAGGTCTTTCCGGACGTGGACTCGATCGCCGATGCCACCAACAACGTCCTGACCTCCCAGATCGCCATTCCGGAGGAGATGAGCCAGGTGGTGTACGCGACCGAGGGCTACGAGGGCTCCGCAGAAAACCTCGCCCGGATCACGTTGGCCACCGACAACGTGTTCTCCGACGGTTGGGAGGGGCAGCTGCCCTCCGTCACGGGGGACGCCGCCTCCGGCTACCGGCTCAGCATCGACGTCGCGATCGACACCACCACGGAGCAGGAGATGTCGGCGCTCCCGCCGGGCGGCGGTGCGGGTGGTCCGGCGGGCCCGGGTGGTCCGGGCGGGGAAGGGGGTCCGGGCGGTCCGGCGGGCCCGGGCGGGATGCCGCCGGCCCGTCCGTGA
- a CDS encoding Ppx/GppA phosphatase family protein, producing the protein MTRVAAVDCGTNSIRLLVCDVEGPRMTEIHRTMEIVRLGKGVDATGELDPAAIERTRVALERFVGIMEFEQVKAVRMVATSATRDASNREDFFAMTGELLGRISPGARAEVITGEEEALLSFRGAITDIDPDRGPFCVIDLGGGSTEFVVGNADGELLGTHSAQMGCVRLTERIMRSDPPTETEVEIAREYVAERVADVEKIVPVGKAATFVGCAGTFTTLSALAQGLESYDPNEIHGSELRFDALRLMTRHLIETSADTRALNPVIHPGRADVIGGGSVIVDGIMEMIERNTSADTFVISEKDILDGIVAGLADELEKGRV; encoded by the coding sequence GTGACCCGGGTAGCAGCCGTCGACTGCGGCACCAACTCCATCCGCCTGCTCGTCTGTGACGTCGAGGGCCCGCGGATGACCGAGATCCACCGCACCATGGAGATCGTCCGCCTGGGCAAGGGCGTCGACGCCACCGGGGAACTCGACCCCGCGGCCATCGAGCGCACCCGCGTCGCACTCGAGCGCTTCGTCGGGATCATGGAGTTCGAACAGGTCAAGGCCGTGCGGATGGTGGCCACCTCCGCCACCCGCGACGCATCCAACCGCGAGGACTTCTTCGCCATGACCGGCGAGCTGCTCGGCCGCATCAGCCCCGGCGCCCGCGCCGAGGTCATCACCGGCGAGGAGGAGGCGCTGCTGTCCTTCCGCGGCGCGATCACCGACATAGACCCGGACCGCGGCCCCTTCTGCGTCATCGATCTCGGCGGTGGCTCCACCGAGTTCGTCGTCGGCAACGCCGACGGTGAGCTGCTGGGCACCCACTCCGCCCAGATGGGCTGCGTGCGTCTGACCGAGCGCATCATGCGCTCTGACCCGCCGACGGAGACCGAGGTGGAGATCGCGCGCGAGTACGTCGCCGAGCGTGTCGCGGACGTCGAGAAGATCGTGCCGGTGGGCAAGGCCGCCACCTTCGTCGGCTGCGCCGGCACCTTCACCACGCTCTCGGCGCTGGCGCAGGGGCTGGAGAGCTACGACCCGAACGAGATCCACGGCTCCGAGCTGCGTTTCGACGCCCTGCGGCTGATGACCCGGCACCTCATCGAGACCTCCGCGGACACCCGCGCGCTCAACCCCGTCATCCACCCGGGACGCGCCGACGTCATCGGCGGCGGCAGCGTGATCGTCGACGGCATCATGGAGATGATCGAGCGCAACACCTCCGCGGACACCTTCGTGATCTCGGAGAAGGACATCCTCGACGGCATCGTCGCGGGGCTCGCCGACGAGTTGGAGAAAGGCCGAGTATAA
- a CDS encoding lytic transglycosylase domain-containing protein, which produces MGNGVRRAAGCGCGVVLAVIMVIAAVGWLLSFLDVSSPVRQLQPVPDNVPPAAGAEVPSIDVHAAGRTSDKLSFWAEPLAEQTGIPAPALRAYGNAELIAADAWPECNLQWNTLAGLGWVETRHGTYSGNLFNRSEINAEGYATPRITGIPLDGGPGVAEVRDTDGGVLDGDTQFDRAVGPMQFIPESWERYGRDANGDGTADPHQIDDAALGSAHLLCAGGRNLATPEGWSEAILSYNQSREYLINVRDAAASYALRQPAR; this is translated from the coding sequence ATGGGTAATGGCGTTCGACGGGCAGCCGGCTGTGGTTGCGGGGTGGTGCTCGCGGTGATCATGGTCATCGCGGCCGTCGGGTGGCTGCTGTCCTTCCTCGACGTCTCCAGCCCCGTCCGCCAGCTGCAGCCGGTGCCGGACAACGTGCCCCCGGCAGCCGGGGCCGAGGTCCCGTCCATCGACGTCCACGCCGCCGGACGCACCAGCGATAAACTGAGCTTCTGGGCCGAGCCGCTGGCGGAGCAGACCGGCATCCCGGCCCCGGCCCTGCGTGCCTACGGCAATGCCGAACTCATCGCCGCGGACGCCTGGCCGGAGTGCAATCTGCAGTGGAACACCCTCGCCGGCCTCGGCTGGGTGGAGACCCGCCACGGCACCTACTCGGGCAACCTGTTCAACCGCAGCGAGATCAACGCCGAGGGCTACGCCACCCCGCGGATCACCGGTATCCCGCTCGACGGCGGGCCGGGTGTGGCGGAGGTTCGCGACACCGACGGCGGCGTGCTCGACGGCGACACCCAGTTCGACCGCGCCGTGGGGCCGATGCAGTTCATCCCGGAGTCCTGGGAACGCTACGGCCGCGACGCCAATGGCGACGGGACGGCCGATCCCCACCAGATCGACGACGCCGCCCTCGGCTCCGCGCATCTGCTGTGCGCCGGGGGACGCAACCTGGCGACCCCGGAGGGCTGGTCTGAGGCGATCCTCTCCTATAACCAGTCGCGGGAGTACCTGATCAACGTCCGCGACGCCGCCGCCTCCTACGCACTGCGCCAGCCCGCCCGGTAG
- a CDS encoding ATP-binding protein, protein MTMVALVRARNSSIRGGLGKSSIGRFYLTQALVTAACRPDYTARFYRLDDLTHQLAVLGRTDPRRIELLADIRHLRPAVLDGFLTTPTSLTSAGTLLPDAHPSATGSLDREEPAAR, encoded by the coding sequence ATGACGATGGTCGCGTTGGTCAGGGCCAGAAATTCCTCGATCCGAGGCGGCCTGGGCAAATCCAGCATCGGCAGGTTCTACCTGACCCAGGCACTGGTCACCGCCGCCTGCCGACCCGACTACACCGCCCGCTTCTACCGGCTCGACGACCTGACCCACCAGCTGGCCGTCCTGGGCCGCACCGATCCGCGGCGTATCGAACTGCTCGCCGACATCCGACACCTGCGGCCTGCTGTCCTGGACGGCTTCCTGACCACCCCGACCAGCCTGACCAGCGCCGGCACCCTGCTACCGGATGCCCACCCGAGTGCCACCGGCTCCCTTGACCGGGAAGAGCCAGCCGCTCGTTGA
- a CDS encoding MazG nucleotide pyrophosphohydrolase domain-containing protein, whose amino-acid sequence MTVLLLDDRWPSMIPLEAYGRLAGPVAYTDEVPVNVRWNFGDLVRPDGPGVLVSTNERDPRVVERVDAGDDVIAAPSRKDPVRDALHAMTRARSMGEWEASQTHESLLPYLTEETGEFAQAVGEWGETGDEAQLCRELGDVLLQVFFHAELASRRGAFDFSDVAGSFVAKLRSRAPYLFDGSTGMVSEQEQERLWREGKARERRIEEAGGRHAAP is encoded by the coding sequence ATGACTGTGCTGTTGCTCGACGACCGCTGGCCATCGATGATCCCGCTGGAGGCGTACGGCCGGCTCGCCGGCCCGGTGGCCTACACCGACGAGGTGCCGGTGAACGTGCGCTGGAACTTCGGTGACCTCGTGCGCCCCGACGGGCCCGGGGTGCTGGTGAGCACGAATGAGCGCGACCCGCGGGTGGTGGAGCGTGTCGACGCCGGGGACGACGTCATTGCCGCCCCCAGCCGGAAGGACCCGGTCCGTGATGCGTTGCACGCGATGACGCGCGCGCGGTCGATGGGGGAGTGGGAGGCCTCCCAGACGCACGAATCGCTGCTGCCCTACCTGACGGAGGAGACCGGCGAGTTCGCCCAGGCTGTCGGGGAGTGGGGTGAGACCGGGGATGAGGCGCAGCTGTGCCGGGAGCTCGGCGATGTGCTGCTGCAGGTGTTCTTCCACGCCGAACTCGCCTCCCGGCGCGGGGCCTTCGACTTCAGCGACGTGGCGGGCAGCTTCGTCGCGAAGCTGCGTTCGCGGGCGCCGTATCTGTTCGACGGCAGCACCGGCATGGTCTCCGAACAGGAGCAGGAACGCCTGTGGCGCGAGGGCAAGGCACGGGAGCGGCGGATCGAGGAGGCCGGCGGCCGGCACGCGGCTCCCTGA